DNA sequence from the Gammaproteobacteria bacterium genome:
TCTGAAGATGAGCTACCCTTGTTTGAACTATACACGAGTCGTTTCTCGAAATTACAAGATTTGATGGGTAATGCATTATACCCCAAGTTATTGGCTTCAACTGGAGAGCCAGTGGATGAAATGACTTTTATTGACAGGTTGAATCGACTCGAGAAGTTAGGGGTGATTGATGATGCAGAAAATTGGATGAAGATGCGCCAAATCCGCAATCATTTATCGCATGAATATCCGGACCAGCCTGAGTTGACTGCGGAATATCTGAATGATGCGTTTGATTTTGGAGTAACGCTACTTCGATACTTAGAGAAAACGATTCAATTTTCTAAAATATAACCGGAGAATTATGTGAAACGACAATTTTTTTTTCTGGTATTAATATTTAATTTTCACCTTGCTTTTGCAGAATCCGCCAGTGACTCACTTGCAAAACAATTAAGTCATGTAGTCACTTTTTCAAGTGATTTTACACAAGAAGTGCTAGGAGAAAAGGACGAGGTATTGCAACATTCTGTTGGAAGCATGCAATTCAATCGGCCTTCACTTTTTTATTGGCATGTGGTGTCGCCCAGTCCTCAAACGATGTGGTATCGAAATAATACATTGATTGTTTATGATCCAGAATTAGCACAGGCGACATCCAAAAAAGTCTACTCTAAAAAAGATCCTAGTTTACTGCCCTTAATGCTATTAACAGGCGATGCGGCATCAGTTTTGAAAAATTTCTCTGTTGAATTCGTTGACAAAAAATATATTTTAAAACCGATACCGGATGAAAAGGATACTTTGTTGATTGGGGTGATATTAATGCTCAATTCAGATGGGGCTGTTCGAGAAATTCAATATCAAACAACGCTTGGCCAAAAAACAAAAATT
Encoded proteins:
- the lolA gene encoding outer membrane lipoprotein chaperone LolA; protein product: MKRQFFFLVLIFNFHLAFAESASDSLAKQLSHVVTFSSDFTQEVLGEKDEVLQHSVGSMQFNRPSLFYWHVVSPSPQTMWYRNNTLIVYDPELAQATSKKVYSKKDPSLLPLMLLTGDAASVLKNFSVEFVDKKYILKPIPDEKDTLLIGVILMLNSDGAVREIQYQTTLGQKTKITFEHVNVNKKLDKAIFFEPLPKDTDIVHVE